The genome window ctggcctgacacgttagctcttctgtgttgtgccccAGCACATAAGAGggcccagcgtctgtttggtttccccaatgtacaagttacagcagtcatcctggcacttaacagcgtacactatattgctgtttgtgccaggggacccgatccttggggtggaccaatttctggcacagcgtgttttggggtttgaaagcaactgagacgcggtgtttggaaaatacatgtctcaactcttccgacactcccaccacgtaCGGAATAACCACTGGTTTACacctagacagctgttgtccttctctcttcgattggctggtgcactgtttggatgtctcttgagggatttcagcccattcttccatggcaagttGTTCCAGCTCACCCAAATTGCGTGattttcgagcatggacattaaccttgcgCTCCCCCCACAGATTCTCATtgagattgagatctgggctctgagagggccactccaggaccttgattttggtgtccttccaaaagttttggaccaacttggatgtatgctttgggtcattggtttgctggaagacccagcagcgacctaaagctagactgacagcattttacattatccttcaaaattatccttctttacattatccttcaaaatgtcaacataatcttctttctttatgaccccatgcacccgaacaaggttccttgtgcctgaagcagcagaacagccccacagcattatgctcccaccaccatgtttaactgtggcaactgtgtttttagggttgaaagcCTCtctcttccttcgccaaacaaaagcaacatccatgtgcccaaactgctcaagtttagtctcatcagaccaaaggatagacttccaaaactcatgcccatgtttcagatgttcacgggcaaacttcagtctggctttgatgtgccgcagtgtgagcaatggagtttttcttggacgatgaccttgaAGCCTGCCACGATGAAGAGCTCTCACAACAGTCtttcttgaaacatcaagtccagtagaggccagttcagcaacaatcatcttggcagagatccggggattgttgttgacatctctgactatttccctctccaaagtttttgaaatcttgcactttcgaccacatccagatttgtttctaacagattttgtctccttgtgctttgcagtgGTACAACATACAGccgttctagacactgtgaaacgcttgggaatggcagtatagccttcccccttaagctGAGCATCCGCTATCTTCTTtccgagttccagactgatttctttactttttggcatgatgaaattacttcttaccaagaatttaagagtagtccctctcactCAGGTGTTCAAATGTTGCTAgctctgttcattggagtcccttaagtaatgctgattggttgctcaggtgtggtttgaaagctgattgatggGTCagatgtgttttgaaagcaaaaaaaaatcacatgagggctaataattttgaccacctcaattttccctacatttggtataaagcaaacctgaagatttattttacattccaaaatgtactaaATAGGGGccctgttttactatgtaaaactttacatagtaaaacactgatgaatgttttactatgtaaagttttatgaatgatgcaaacactgGGCAGAATTtaagggaaatgttccatagttcctcgggggctaataattttgaccttaactgtaggcCTTGTTAATAGTATGCTGAAAATGGTCTATTTTTTGTCTTTTGCAACCTTTCAGTTATTTTAATTTACATTCGAATACACCATCATTGATGAGTAGACCTATTAATATTAAGCCTCTTGCTTGTACCACATTATGTTTAAAAGTTTCCTATGATTATCATGTAATATtaaccatacccccccccccacacacacacagaagaccaCCAAGTCATTGGAACAGCCCAGCCGGTGGTCGCATTAACCGGTCAGGAGGTGGTCCTGCCGTGCCGACTGCAGCCAACCCTTGATGCCGCCAGGATGACAGTGGAGTGGTCACGGCCGGACCTTGCCCCAACATATGTTCACATCCTTCAAGATGGACGCGAGATTTTCGGTCATAAAAACCCATCGTATAAGTTTAGGACGTCGCTGTTCGCAGAGGAGCTGCCTAACGGGAATCTCTCTCTGAGGCTGTCCAAAGCGACTCTCGCTGACCAGGGGCTGTACAAGTGCTTTGCTCCGTCTCTGGAGAGTCACACGTTGATTCAGCTCCTCGTTGGTAAGCTTATAAATTGTGTTGCTTTTTATGACGCTTTTCCTCTGTGTGCTAAAATCCTAATGCAAACTTCATAAAAGTTCTCATCATTTAGGGAATACAATTACAATTGTCTACCACATGCAGGTTTCAAAGTATAGTTAAGTAAAAGTTAACCCACAACAAGATGTGGACTCCACATCGTGTGTTAAGATCCTACCTTGTCGTGGATTGTCCCCTACTTAAACCCTAAATCATATTTTTAGGTGTAGATATGCCTTTAATGAAACTATCTAGGCTGGATGTAGTCAGCCAAGATAATTTATATTACGCTTTAAAGGAATGGTCCTCTTCAACGACACCAAATTGTTTTTCTGTTGCTGCCTGATGTTGATTTATTTTGCAGctctggtttttttccccccctgtttcttcccaattgtatctggccaatcaccccattcctctgagccatcccggttgctgttccacccgctctgccgatctggggagggctgcagactaccacatgcctcctccgatacatgtggaatgccagccgcttcttttcacctgacaggagtgtagaacctgataatgtaataaattcccaataatgtaataacccgataatgtaataaaaatcggctcttgagtccattgaaaatgcaataaaacctgataatgtaataacttcctgataatgtaataaagtgcatttcccaataactttgacctgttggtggcgctagagctctggagctagagttgccaacacagtatcaccacttgaacgcattaataggtggtctgctgttaaattattacaatattggggaattatgacattatcaggacctgtaaaatgaaggctaacctgatcatgtaataacccCCTGTTAATGtaatactttattacattatcggtaaaaagtttattacattatcgggaaatgcactttattacattatcaggaagttattacattatcaggttttattgcatcttcaatggcctcaagtgcattttttattacattatcagggttattacattatcggggatttattacattatcaggttctacaaggagtttcaccagggggacgtagcgcatgggaggatcacgctattccccccagttccccctcccccttgaacaggtgccctgaccaaccagaggaggcgctagtgcagcgaccaggacacatacccacagccagcttcccacctgcagacacggccaattgtgtctgtagggacgcccgaccaagccagaggtaacacggggatttgaactggcgatccccgcgttgttaggcaacggaatagaccgctacgccacccggacgcccgcagcTCTAGTTTTCACACATTAATTACTGTGTAAttacgtccatagggttagtggttgtgtcaggaagggcatctgatgtaaaattttaccagatcattatgcggattgacaagaccgccatcggtgttgtgccctcacagggtaccggtggaaactgtcgattccgctgtggcgacccctgggaaacagggaaaaagccgaaaggagaagaagaagaattactgTGTAATTAATGTGTGAATTTTTTCCAGTAGAGATTTGGCTGGAAAACCGATTGGATGTTTTCAGCAATGTCTCCCCAGATTAATCCAAAACATTCACAGGCCTACAGATTGTTGGTTGTCAGATATGGACCGCCTCTGATTAGACTGTCAAATGATTAGTGGCACTTATATTTAAAACTGCATCAAGCAAGTTTTTTGATATCAACATTGAAGCAGATGACTCTGTAATGAGAAAGGATTGCTAGTACTGCCGATCACACTGAGAATCAACGCCGCAGTTCACTTTAAATTTTAGCCGATTTGTTTGGTTTCTCTTGTGCGACAAAGCGTACCTCCTTCTGTGATTGAGTCCGTCTGTCATGAGACACTCCCCTATAAAACTATGGATAAGGCGCTTATAACTCACGAGTTGAGAACACAGTCTAGGccgcagggatgggcaacatgatccagaaagggccggtgtgagcGCAGTTctttgttccaatcaagcagttacacacctgattctattaatcaatcaatagtctttgctaaggaccttgatttatagacttaggtgtgtaactgcttggttagaacaaagacctgcacccacaccggccctttctggatcatggtgCCCATCCCTGGAGGTAGAGGCTCGCAGAGAGGAAAGGAAGCAAATGGGATAAAAAAGAAATATCAGCGTTAGTAAGTTCTTAGGCTGACATGTTAGCAGTCAACTGTTTACTTACACATCCAGAAGAAATGGAGCAACATCAGCATCACTTTTGAATCCTCTTTGAGCAATATCCAGCTGAAAGATGGATCGCAAGCACATTGTTTGTTATATTTGGGCCACTGTAGAAACAGGAAGGGAGGGGTGAGGAGCAGCTTAGCTGCGATTTTTTGTTTAGGAGTCTTTGTAACACTACTGTTTGACATCAAACAGTCAGAAATCACTTAATGGTGCTTTAAAATCACATCCTCAGATTTCAATCCTGTCTATGTGTAGGCTAACCCCGACAGGTCTACTTTTTGCAGAGATGCACATAAGtcatttttgtaatttttttttttttttgcttcataaGGCAGAGAAGTCAGTATTTGCTCAAAATGATAAATTCAGCTGTCTTTCCATGGGCTACCTTTTATTCCTTCAGAGAGGGATGAGGAGaaataacagtgaaaattaaagTTTCGCTATAGGTGGCTTATAACACtttattcataaaaaaaaaaactaaaatcaaAGTGCTTCAATTTAAAGGAGCATAGCAATGCAAAAAAAGCACATTTCTCATTCGTGAGAAATGTTCCAGCAGGATTCAACCGATGGTATGAGAAGATTTTTGAAGGCATTTTCTTGAAAGGCTCTTCTGCTGTGTATAAGATGTATcttgactatttttttttttgtgcacgctctctcttctttcctctttttgcTCTCTTTCCCCTATAGGCGCCACGTCACAGCCAGTACTGACCATCATCAAGTCAGAAGATGGGCAGATTGTCTTGATGTGTGAGGCAAAAGACTTGTACCCAGAGCCTGTGATGTCTTGGTTGGATGGGGAGGGAAACTTCCTCTCAGCTGGCCCCACCATCAACTCAACACACTCTGACTCCTGCTACAACATCCAAGGAAATTTGACAGCGCCCAGGGCTGGTCCCTTCActtgcagaattcagctgcaGCATATCAACTACACATTAGAAGAACAGATTCAACTCACAGGTAATGGAAGGGGTGTTGCTGGCATTGCTTTGCCCGTTTGAGAAAATGAAAACGCAACAATCCATAagaaacaagcaaaaacaaaggGGTAAAGCAACTGCAAACAACCAGCAAAGCGACTGTAAATCACAATGTTAAGAAAACATGTTGTTGCAtccgggtaatgtagcggtctattccgttgcctaccaacacggggatcaccggttcgaatctctgtgttacctccggcttggtcaggcgtccctacagacacaattggccgtgtctgcgggtgggaagccggatgtgggtatgtgtcctggtcactgcactagtgcctcctctggtcagtcggggcgcttgtttgggggcagggggaactggggggaatagggtgatcctcccacgcactaggtccccctggtaaaattcctcactgtcaggtgaaaagtgtctggcgattccacatgtatcggaggaagcatgtggtagtctgcagccctccctggatcggcaggggtgggtggagcagagtcgggccattgaccaggtacaattggggagaaaaaagggcgggaaaaaaaaagaaaacatgctgTTAAAACA of Lampris incognitus isolate fLamInc1 chromosome 20, fLamInc1.hap2, whole genome shotgun sequence contains these proteins:
- the LOC130130997 gene encoding CD276 antigen homolog, which produces MHFPLCLLTLWSCGHISGGVGSPTEDHQVIGTAQPVVALTGQEVVLPCRLQPTLDAARMTVEWSRPDLAPTYVHILQDGREIFGHKNPSYKFRTSLFAEELPNGNLSLRLSKATLADQGLYKCFAPSLESHTLIQLLVGATSQPVLTIIKSEDGQIVLMCEAKDLYPEPVMSWLDGEGNFLSAGPTINSTHSDSCYNIQGNLTAPRAGPFTCRIQLQHINYTLEEQIQLTESYFEPRRTEPVVIPVVVCCLVLILVVIGAVLLWYWKSQQTSNRSPAVTITMRERSNEIMEMEENQAELVYLVQENQNTTPVTDVVSEEEEEHGEQNAIGSAPDPTKPHLLIPLRRSKSLPIGADLQSSMSTLRKPSRRRCVSISMTAPIKISRRESNRNVR